The Halobacterium sp. CBA1132 genome has a segment encoding these proteins:
- a CDS encoding BGTF surface domain-containing protein encodes MTNNTDKLRAVFLTALMIGSVFAAGIAFTGSAAAGTNVDIGPGTNESGATGVTYTATGTTENSSDMQYLTFYLEGVNLSNVQSEDVTLTTADGEYSSQITVSNDDENNLSIQLADSEGVQTDENVTLEVTGLTNPTAGTYDASLALETTSEGSSFDTFNDTFSINPSATINSDRVFNDRDELSGSLVFQGQTFALDVSNANLSSGDNVVLRRVTGSDSSTPVASQQVDDDLYVQFDTSNRQTSDYFLSGGDLTRSNSQFELVEQTITAEFAEDTVDNGGETEVNFSVSSELRAADEYNATVTVEGFSAADFEQVFPTISESDVEEDDDGNNYITVEDIDAGSPHVLNFNDIDAGNYTFDVEVTDTTASDTANITVNEVGEGSVSFAQNTYIEQQGDVFNITIDLSEAAQSGTLVIGDEEDIGYQANVSFEDTNDDGQVSVLFNSYEAGNYNGGSGAEVVEAAANEDTQDTVSMLGETGGIESILEPGDYELAVSTDSSSDRAQATLDNPSALSVAVIEERSTTGVNLWVASDNTVSDIDSAEDIAAGAGTNITESDTVASGDTIIHQFEASGLTGLLDTQDADTTAAFKALLDNENVTVTVNQTEESTQANREPKTLNNTEVANAVTGVYQDGDTYYVVTNTNDLNDEADRNFAAEDVLNVTFTVEDHRLLDSTNSEDYQHVSDEIELVERSASFDYDGDEITVEAASGQVISGDTTIAPGSEFTLRVRSTGDTQPRFTMGPTVTVAADGTFSHEFDFSERSVNDTFTASLSGGNFAESVSADGVVVEATATATATATSTGTATATATETATATETATATETATATETSEDESGGGIPGFGMGIALIAVLGAALLALRQN; translated from the coding sequence ATGACAAACAACACAGACAAGCTCCGCGCGGTCTTCCTGACTGCGCTGATGATCGGCAGCGTCTTCGCAGCCGGCATCGCGTTCACAGGCAGCGCCGCTGCGGGCACAAACGTCGACATCGGTCCTGGCACGAACGAGTCAGGCGCAACGGGTGTCACGTATACCGCAACAGGGACGACCGAGAACAGTAGTGACATGCAGTATCTCACCTTCTATCTGGAAGGTGTGAATCTCAGCAACGTCCAGAGCGAGGACGTCACGCTCACTACTGCCGATGGAGAGTACAGCAGCCAGATTACCGTCTCGAACGACGACGAGAACAACCTCTCGATTCAGCTCGCTGACTCCGAGGGCGTCCAAACTGACGAGAACGTGACGCTGGAAGTCACGGGGCTCACGAATCCGACCGCGGGAACGTACGACGCATCCCTCGCTCTTGAGACCACTAGTGAGGGAAGTTCGTTCGACACGTTCAACGATACGTTCAGTATCAATCCGTCCGCCACCATCAACTCGGATAGAGTGTTCAACGACCGCGACGAACTCTCCGGATCGCTGGTCTTTCAGGGACAGACGTTTGCACTCGATGTGTCGAATGCGAATCTCAGTAGTGGCGATAATGTCGTGTTGCGGCGCGTAACTGGATCAGATAGTTCGACGCCAGTTGCCAGTCAGCAGGTCGACGACGACCTCTACGTCCAGTTCGACACGTCTAATCGTCAGACCTCAGATTACTTCCTTAGTGGAGGGGATCTCACCCGAAGTAACAGCCAGTTCGAGCTCGTCGAGCAGACGATTACCGCCGAGTTCGCAGAAGACACCGTCGACAACGGTGGCGAGACCGAGGTCAACTTCAGCGTCTCCTCGGAACTCCGCGCTGCTGACGAGTACAACGCGACCGTTACTGTCGAAGGCTTCAGCGCCGCCGACTTCGAACAGGTCTTCCCCACTATCAGCGAGAGCGACGTTGAGGAGGACGACGACGGTAACAACTACATCACGGTTGAGGACATCGACGCGGGCAGCCCGCACGTCCTCAACTTCAACGACATCGACGCAGGCAACTACACCTTCGACGTTGAGGTGACGGACACGACGGCCTCCGACACTGCCAACATCACCGTCAACGAAGTCGGTGAAGGCAGCGTCTCCTTCGCACAGAACACGTACATCGAACAACAGGGCGACGTCTTCAACATCACCATCGACCTGAGCGAGGCCGCCCAGTCCGGCACGCTCGTCATCGGTGACGAAGAAGACATCGGCTACCAAGCCAACGTCTCCTTCGAGGATACCAACGACGACGGCCAGGTTAGTGTCCTCTTCAACAGCTACGAAGCCGGTAACTACAACGGTGGCAGCGGTGCAGAAGTTGTCGAAGCCGCCGCAAACGAGGACACTCAGGACACCGTCTCCATGCTCGGCGAGACGGGCGGCATCGAGAGCATTCTCGAGCCTGGCGACTACGAGCTCGCAGTCAGCACCGACAGCAGTAGTGACCGCGCACAGGCTACGCTCGATAACCCGAGCGCCCTCTCCGTCGCCGTCATCGAAGAGCGCTCGACGACCGGCGTCAACCTCTGGGTCGCCTCCGACAACACCGTTAGCGACATCGACTCCGCCGAGGACATCGCTGCCGGTGCCGGTACGAACATCACCGAGAGCGACACCGTCGCCTCCGGTGACACCATCATCCACCAGTTCGAGGCCTCCGGCCTTACCGGCCTCCTCGACACGCAGGACGCCGACACGACCGCTGCGTTCAAGGCACTCCTCGACAACGAGAACGTGACGGTCACGGTCAACCAGACCGAGGAGTCCACCCAAGCGAACCGCGAGCCGAAGACGCTCAACAACACGGAAGTTGCTAACGCCGTTACCGGTGTCTACCAGGACGGTGACACCTACTACGTCGTTACCAACACCAACGACCTCAACGACGAGGCCGACCGTAACTTCGCCGCGGAGGACGTGCTCAACGTCACCTTCACGGTCGAGGACCACCGCCTCCTCGACAGCACTAACAGCGAAGACTACCAGCACGTCTCTGACGAGATCGAGCTGGTCGAGCGTTCGGCTTCCTTCGACTACGACGGTGACGAAATCACCGTCGAAGCCGCATCCGGCCAGGTCATCTCCGGTGACACGACGATCGCGCCCGGTAGCGAGTTCACGCTGCGCGTCCGTTCGACCGGCGACACGCAGCCGCGCTTCACCATGGGCCCCACCGTCACGGTCGCCGCTGATGGTACCTTCAGTCACGAGTTCGACTTCAGCGAGCGCTCGGTGAACGACACGTTCACCGCCTCGCTCTCCGGCGGTAACTTCGCCGAATCCGTCAGCGCTGACGGTGTTGTCGTCGAAGCCACCGCAACCGCCACGGCAACCGCCACCTCGACGGGCACCGCCACCGCTACGGCCACCGAGACCGCTACGGCAACGGAAACCGCCACGGCCACGGAAACCGCTACGGCCACGGAAACGTCTGAAGACGAGTCCGGCGGCGGCATCCCCGGCTTCGGCATGGGCATCGCGCTCATCGCCGTCCTCGGTGCTGCCCTGCTGGCTCTCCGCCAGAACTAA